A window of Streptobacillus felis genomic DNA:
CCTTTTTGTCAGTTTGTTTCTCAAAGTTATTGTTCTTACCTTAAATTGACTTCTTGTCTTTCTTGTTTGCTTTATTTATTCCTTTTCTTTCCATTGTCCTCGTTCTGTTGCGAACTCAATTATATTACCATATCATTTTTAGTTTGTCAATAAAAAAGTTGCAGTTTTTTCAAAAAAATTTTTGAAATTTCTGCAACACTTGTTTTTACTACATTATTTAATTGCTAATTCAAATGCTTTGTCTGCATGTATTTCAGTTGTATCAAATACTGGTACATCAACATCTCCATCTTTAATAAGTAAATCTATTTCTGTACATCCTAATATTACACCTTCTGCACCTTTTTCTACTAAACCATTTATTATTTCTACATATTTATCTTTAGATTCTTTTTTTACTTCACCAACACATAATTCTTTAAATATTACATCATTTACAAATTCAACACCATGTTCACAAGGTATTAATACCTCTATTCCTCTTTCAGTTAATTTTTCTCTATAGAAATCTTGAGTCATAGTATATTTAGTTCCAAGTAAAGCTACTTTTTTTATACCTCTTTCTACTAGTACATCTGCAGTTGCTTCAGCAATATGAATAATAGGGATATTTAAGTCTTTTTGTATTTCTGGTACTACTTTATGCATAGTGTTAGTACATATTAATACAAAATCTGCACCTGCTTTTTCAAGTTTTAAAGCAGCATCTTTTAGTATTTCTGCACTCTTATTCCAATCACCACATTTTTGGCATTTTTCTATATCAGCAAAGTTTACACTATATAATATTATTTTTGCTGAATTTAATCCTCCTAAATGATGCATAACTTTGTCATTTAATAACTTATAGTAAGTAAGAGTACTTTCCCAACTCATACCACCTATCAAACCAATTGTTTTCATAAATATTCCTCCAAATAATATTTTCACAAATATTATACCTTAGAAAAGAAAAAAAGGAATAGTATTTTTTCACTTTATTTTTCAAAATATATATTAAAAAAGAAAGTGATTTCTCACTTTCCTTCCTATATTTCTTTTAATATTTTCTTTAATTCTTCTAGTTTTTCACCAAATGTTTCAAGACATGCATATACTGGTGCATTAGTATTCATATCAACACCCGCTGTTTTTAAGATATTTAATGAATAATCGCTTGCTCCTGATTTTAAATAATTAATGTATTTTTCTACAGCTGGTTTACCTTCATTTAATATTTTCTTAGCAAATGCTGATGCAGCTGACATACCTGTTGCATATTGATATACATAGAAGTTATAGTAGAAATGAGGAATTCTTGCCCACTCATATCTAATGTTATCATCATAAGTCATATCTGGACCATAGAATTTTTTATTTATATTTTCATAAATAGTTGATAAATATTCTGCAGTTAACGGTTGTCCATTTTCTACTGATTTATGAATTTCATATTCAAATTCTGCAAATTGTGTTTGTCTAAATACAGTTCCTTTTACTTGATCTAAGTAATGGTTAATTATATATGCTTTAACCGCATTATTATCAGCATATTTTTTAATTAAATAGTCACTTAAAATTAATTCATTAGTTATACTTGCAACTTCTGCTAAGAATATTGTGTAATGTCCATAAATATATGGTTGGTAATTTCTAGTATAGTAACTATGTATACTATGTCCTAATTCATGAATTAATGTAAATAAATTATCTAAAGTACCACGCCAACTAATTAATATAAATGGATTAGTTCCATAAGTTCCACTTGAATATGCTCCTGATCTTTTACCTTCATTTTCAGCATAATCTATCCATCTTTCATCAAATGCTTTCTTAATTAATCCAACATATTCTTCACCTAATACTTGTAAAGCATCTATAATTATTTCTTTTGCTTCTTCATAAGTAAATTTAAGGTCTAATTCTTTAACTAAAGAAGTGTACATATCAAACATTCTTAAGTTATCTACACCTAATTGTTCTTTTCTAAATGCAACATATTTATGTAATTCTGGTAACTTATCATTTACTGCTGAAAGTAATGAATCATATACACTTTCATCTATAAAGTTTGATGAAACTGCTGCATTTCTAGCACTAGGATATTTTCTTAATTTAGCATTAGTTGTATGATTTAATACTTGACCTTCAAGTGTAGTTGCAAAAGTATTTTTTAAACTTCTATAAGTTTTGTACATAGAATTATATGCATTTTCTCTTAAAATTCTATCACTTGATTCCATATACATCCCATATCTTGCATGATTTAGAGCTAACTTTTCTTCTTTTGAATTTTCTATTTCATCAAAAGTTATATCTGCATTATTTAACATAGAAAATGCTTTACTTGCAGTATTAGATATTTGGCTCATATTTGCAAGTAATTCTTCTTCTTTTTGTGATAATTGATGTTTTTTAGTCTTAAATAGTTTTTCAATTTCAAATTTACGTTCTACTAATCTTTCATCACTGAAGTATTTTTCTACTTCTTCTTCTGATAATTCTAATAATTTTATTTTAACAAACGTTGATTTTGCTTCATATTCAGAATATAGGCTCATTATTTTTGAATTATATTCTTGGTATTTTGAATTACCAGTATCTTCATCACCTTTTAAATGAGCATAAATATATAGTACAGTTAATCTTTGAGCTAAATTATCATCTAAATCTAAAGTTTTTACTAAATTATCAACATTTGAAGTCATACTTTCTTCGTATTTTGATATTTCTTCCATTTCTTTACTAACTTTTTCAAATTCAACTTCCCAAGCTTCATCATTTTTAAATATAGTTGTTAAATCCCAGGTTTGATTTATATCAACTTCACTTCTTTTTAAGATTTTTTCCATCTTTATTCCTCTTTCTAATTCTAATTTCATAATACATTTTATCATTTTACATTTATTTTATCAATATATTAAATCTACATTCAGTTTATTAAAGATACTAGATTTTGAAAAAGAAAGTATAAAATCTCCTCCACCAGCACCAGAAATTTTAGAA
This region includes:
- the pepF gene encoding oligoendopeptidase F, with amino-acid sequence MEKILKRSEVDINQTWDLTTIFKNDEAWEVEFEKVSKEMEEISKYEESMTSNVDNLVKTLDLDDNLAQRLTVLYIYAHLKGDEDTGNSKYQEYNSKIMSLYSEYEAKSTFVKIKLLELSEEEVEKYFSDERLVERKFEIEKLFKTKKHQLSQKEEELLANMSQISNTASKAFSMLNNADITFDEIENSKEEKLALNHARYGMYMESSDRILRENAYNSMYKTYRSLKNTFATTLEGQVLNHTTNAKLRKYPSARNAAVSSNFIDESVYDSLLSAVNDKLPELHKYVAFRKEQLGVDNLRMFDMYTSLVKELDLKFTYEEAKEIIIDALQVLGEEYVGLIKKAFDERWIDYAENEGKRSGAYSSGTYGTNPFILISWRGTLDNLFTLIHELGHSIHSYYTRNYQPYIYGHYTIFLAEVASITNELILSDYLIKKYADNNAVKAYIINHYLDQVKGTVFRQTQFAEFEYEIHKSVENGQPLTAEYLSTIYENINKKFYGPDMTYDDNIRYEWARIPHFYYNFYVYQYATGMSAASAFAKKILNEGKPAVEKYINYLKSGASDYSLNILKTAGVDMNTNAPVYACLETFGEKLEELKKILKEI
- a CDS encoding aspartate/glutamate racemase family protein: MKTIGLIGGMSWESTLTYYKLLNDKVMHHLGGLNSAKIILYSVNFADIEKCQKCGDWNKSAEILKDAALKLEKAGADFVLICTNTMHKVVPEIQKDLNIPIIHIAEATADVLVERGIKKVALLGTKYTMTQDFYREKLTERGIEVLIPCEHGVEFVNDVIFKELCVGEVKKESKDKYVEIINGLVEKGAEGVILGCTEIDLLIKDGDVDVPVFDTTEIHADKAFELAIK